Proteins from a genomic interval of Pseudodesulfovibrio nedwellii:
- a CDS encoding ArsR/SmtB family transcription factor, translating into MSNMACSDTEQHEKNVAAAKEKMLSEREFLFLAELFKALGDYTRVRILYALSVGELCVCALAEVLDMSQSAISHQLRLLRAAKLVRYRKEGKNVFYSLDDDHVRNLVSQGLEHVREQG; encoded by the coding sequence ATGTCCAATATGGCGTGTAGTGATACTGAACAACACGAAAAGAATGTGGCTGCTGCCAAGGAAAAGATGCTGTCCGAAAGGGAATTTCTCTTTTTGGCAGAATTGTTCAAGGCTCTTGGTGATTATACCCGTGTCCGCATTCTCTATGCCTTGTCTGTTGGTGAGTTGTGTGTTTGTGCGTTGGCTGAAGTTCTGGATATGTCTCAATCTGCCATTTCCCATCAGTTGCGATTGCTCCGTGCTGCAAAGCTGGTTCGGTATCGTAAGGAAGGAAAGAACGTTTTTTATTCTCTGGATGATGACCACGTGCGTAATTTGGTCAGTCAGGGACTTGAGCATGTCAGGGAACAGGGGTAA
- a CDS encoding ABC transporter permease, with protein sequence MVGLCKACLRYGLVIFVIGVLWKFAAIGMGGVILPHPEDASRAFLSAMLTREFWEHFFVSGYRAVMAMILAWVTAFPLGLIMGSMKRVDAIFAPFVFLTYPIPKIVLLPVFLLLLGLGDTAKIAMIGLILGYQILVTTRDGVRSIHPKYFDSVRSLGGSRMDVLREVLLPAALPHGFTALRLGTGVAVAVLFFVESFATTRGLGYMIMDAWGSMDYLTMFSGILGMSMMGAALYEIANFLERRACKWMFLRIKN encoded by the coding sequence ATGGTAGGCCTGTGTAAAGCGTGTTTACGATATGGGCTGGTTATCTTTGTCATCGGCGTGCTGTGGAAGTTCGCGGCGATAGGGATGGGTGGAGTCATCTTGCCACATCCCGAAGATGCTTCCCGGGCTTTTTTGTCGGCCATGCTGACGCGTGAGTTTTGGGAACATTTCTTTGTCAGTGGGTATCGTGCTGTGATGGCAATGATTTTGGCATGGGTGACGGCATTTCCTCTTGGGTTGATTATGGGCAGCATGAAGCGTGTTGACGCTATATTCGCGCCGTTTGTATTTTTGACATATCCTATTCCAAAGATCGTCTTGCTGCCGGTATTCCTGCTTTTGTTGGGGTTGGGGGACACTGCGAAAATAGCCATGATTGGATTGATCCTCGGGTATCAGATACTTGTGACAACACGGGATGGTGTTCGTTCCATTCATCCGAAATATTTTGATTCCGTTCGCTCTCTCGGAGGTTCCCGTATGGATGTCCTGCGCGAGGTGCTGCTTCCTGCGGCTTTGCCCCATGGATTTACCGCTTTGCGACTGGGCACCGGTGTGGCTGTGGCTGTGCTCTTTTTTGTGGAATCTTTTGCCACGACCAGAGGGCTGGGCTATATGATAATGGATGCTTGGGGTTCCATGGATTATCTGACTATGTTCTCCGGCATTCTGGGAATGAGCATGATGGGCGCGGCTTTGTATGAAATTGCAAATTTTTTAGAACGCAGGGCATGCAAATGGATGTTTCTGCGTATTAAAAATTAA
- the ybeY gene encoding rRNA maturation RNase YbeY, producing the protein MSGVVRIVSKVRLNPRFPLSQRELEVLSDLLLESLGLEGRTFSLTLVDDREIALVNAEFLGCTGPTNILSFPDSGDADVELVVADDDGSSLGELVLSVDTLARETELYGQQPLEHLARLLAHGILHLAGFDHSDEMFDLTDGAVDRILLEYGDMDGGE; encoded by the coding sequence ATGAGTGGCGTGGTCAGAATTGTCAGCAAAGTTCGTCTCAATCCTCGGTTCCCTTTGTCTCAGAGGGAGTTGGAGGTGTTGTCTGATCTTCTTTTGGAGTCTTTGGGGCTGGAGGGACGAACGTTTTCCCTGACACTGGTGGATGATCGTGAAATAGCTCTGGTCAATGCCGAATTTCTTGGCTGTACGGGACCGACCAATATTCTTAGTTTCCCCGATTCAGGAGATGCAGACGTGGAATTGGTGGTTGCGGATGATGACGGCAGTTCTTTGGGAGAACTGGTGTTGTCCGTGGATACCTTGGCTCGTGAGACCGAACTCTATGGTCAACAACCGTTGGAGCATTTGGCGCGGTTGTTGGCGCACGGGATATTGCATTTGGCCGGATTTGATCACAGTGACGAAATGTTTGATCTGACTGATGGCGCAGTGGACCGGATACTGCTTGAATACGGTGATATGGACGGCGGAGAATAA
- a CDS encoding ABC transporter substrate-binding protein gives MKKVCIAIALLFLMSVSAHAENLKIRFGILPVIDTLPLQVGVQDGLFEKHGIDMALIRFASALERDTAMQAGQLDGYFGDLIATYLLINQGVPMRIALTSWRTTPGYPMFGIALSPANKDRDIGDMKGRTLGLSRSTVMEYLADKMENQLGVNRGHFSLLEIKKIPIRMQMLMTDQVDSALLPEPLLSLARLKGGATLATAEKLDMPLTVLCLHDSYFADDAKGYTAFIAAYKEAVQRLADSPEKYRSLMAKTCRIPKPLMAEFPVYPYPMPSLPSAAELDEVQTWMVEKGLLKVKVPDETALSPVIP, from the coding sequence ATGAAAAAAGTCTGTATAGCCATTGCCTTGTTGTTTCTGATGAGCGTGTCTGCTCATGCGGAGAATCTGAAAATTCGATTCGGCATCCTTCCGGTAATAGACACACTGCCATTACAGGTGGGTGTTCAGGACGGGTTGTTTGAAAAACACGGCATTGATATGGCACTGATTCGGTTCGCGTCTGCGTTGGAGCGGGACACCGCCATGCAGGCAGGGCAACTGGACGGATATTTTGGCGATCTTATTGCCACATATTTATTGATAAATCAGGGAGTGCCCATGCGCATTGCCCTGACTTCCTGGCGTACGACTCCCGGTTACCCCATGTTTGGCATCGCGTTGTCTCCGGCGAACAAAGATCGTGATATCGGCGACATGAAAGGGCGTACCCTTGGTTTGTCGAGATCCACCGTAATGGAATATCTTGCTGATAAGATGGAAAATCAACTTGGTGTGAACCGTGGTCATTTTTCTTTGCTTGAAATCAAAAAAATTCCCATTCGGATGCAAATGCTCATGACAGATCAGGTGGACAGTGCTTTGTTGCCTGAACCGTTGCTTTCTCTAGCACGACTCAAGGGTGGGGCAACGTTGGCTACTGCCGAAAAACTCGACATGCCGCTGACGGTTCTTTGTCTGCATGATTCCTATTTTGCTGATGACGCCAAGGGATATACGGCGTTTATCGCTGCATACAAAGAGGCTGTACAGCGTCTGGCTGATTCACCGGAAAAGTATCGGTCTCTTATGGCAAAGACCTGTCGCATTCCCAAGCCTTTGATGGCTGAATTCCCTGTGTATCCGTATCCAATGCCCTCGCTGCCGTCCGCTGCCGAGTTGGATGAAGTTCAGACCTGGATGGTTGAAAAAGGGCTTCTCAAAGTAAAAGTGCCGGATGAGACGGCTCTCTCTCCGGTTATCCCTTAG
- a CDS encoding SO_0444 family Cu/Zn efflux transporter translates to MDIIIRVVTESWHVLVDAGPYLLFGFFVAGLLKGFVPDEYMARHLGKKSVGSVLKAAVVGVPLPLCSCGVLPTALGLRRQGASKGATTAFMISTPETGVDSMAVTYALIDPIMTVIRPIAASITAVFAGVLVNAFPDKKEPLPMASVVAAPDECGVGSCGCGHDHCSTDENLSIGAKFRLGMNYAFGEMIADIGRWLLVGVVIAGIISAVVPSDALDQYVGTGFLSYFVMLVVALPLYVCATASTPIAASLLLKGLSPGAALVFLLAGPATNGATITVMLKTLGKRAAGMYVLSIVVCSLALAWATDLLYLSLGLDITAVVGEVNEVTPYWLGVTSAVITLLLVAWSFVRPHSHNH, encoded by the coding sequence TTGGATATTATTATACGTGTTGTGACCGAATCATGGCATGTGCTTGTAGATGCTGGCCCATACCTTTTGTTTGGTTTCTTTGTTGCCGGTTTGCTTAAGGGGTTTGTTCCCGACGAGTACATGGCTCGTCATCTTGGGAAAAAATCTGTTGGTTCAGTACTCAAGGCAGCCGTTGTTGGTGTTCCTTTACCGTTGTGTTCATGCGGCGTCCTCCCGACAGCACTGGGACTTCGCAGACAGGGAGCAAGTAAGGGGGCTACAACAGCCTTTATGATTTCCACTCCCGAAACCGGCGTGGATTCCATGGCGGTGACATATGCACTTATTGATCCGATTATGACAGTTATTCGGCCCATCGCTGCGTCTATTACCGCCGTTTTTGCTGGTGTATTGGTTAACGCGTTTCCCGACAAGAAGGAGCCGTTGCCTATGGCCAGTGTTGTCGCTGCTCCGGATGAGTGCGGAGTGGGTAGCTGCGGTTGTGGACATGATCATTGTAGTACTGATGAGAATTTGAGTATTGGTGCCAAGTTTCGATTGGGTATGAACTATGCCTTCGGCGAAATGATTGCTGATATCGGCCGTTGGCTGCTGGTCGGTGTAGTCATTGCCGGTATTATTTCCGCAGTGGTGCCGTCCGATGCGTTGGATCAATATGTCGGAACCGGCTTCCTGTCGTATTTCGTTATGTTGGTCGTGGCTTTGCCATTGTATGTGTGCGCAACGGCATCTACGCCTATTGCCGCTTCTTTGCTGCTCAAGGGGTTGTCTCCGGGGGCGGCTTTGGTTTTTCTGCTTGCCGGTCCTGCCACCAATGGTGCAACCATCACGGTTATGCTTAAGACGTTAGGTAAGCGTGCGGCAGGTATGTATGTCCTGTCCATAGTGGTCTGTTCGTTGGCGTTGGCGTGGGCCACGGATTTGCTTTATCTCTCTCTCGGACTGGATATTACGGCTGTTGTCGGTGAAGTGAATGAAGTAACTCCGTATTGGTTGGGAGTGACATCTGCTGTGATCACCTTGCTCTTGGTTGCATGGAGTTTTGTGCGTCCTCATTCCCATAATCATTAG
- a CDS encoding PhoH family protein: MASQLFGPHNQHLKLLSERLGVTVESRGNTVTVAAPEGDEAKADLAGQVLSQLYAMIQRGKSVHPQDVDFACRILERQPSADVGEVFKGDVYATSGKRTVSPKSLTQREYLDAIHDSDMTFGIGPAGTGKTYLAVAMAVGALSRREVKRIVLTRPAVEAGEKLGFLPGDLAEKINPYLRPLYDALHDMLDFTKVQDYQEAGIIEIAPLAFMRGRTLNDAFIILDEAQNTTPEQMKMFLTRLGFGSKAVITGDVTQIDLPVHAKSGLLQARKILTGVKGVNFVTFDEHDVIRHPLVGRIVRAYDVHEGGRK; this comes from the coding sequence ATGGCGAGCCAGCTTTTTGGCCCGCATAATCAACATTTGAAGTTGTTGAGTGAGCGCCTTGGGGTAACCGTTGAAAGTCGTGGTAACACGGTCACTGTTGCGGCACCTGAAGGAGATGAGGCCAAGGCCGATTTGGCCGGTCAGGTTTTGTCGCAGTTGTATGCAATGATTCAGCGTGGCAAGTCCGTGCATCCGCAGGATGTGGATTTTGCCTGTCGCATACTTGAACGGCAGCCGTCCGCGGATGTGGGTGAAGTGTTCAAAGGTGATGTTTACGCCACTTCGGGCAAGCGAACCGTGTCTCCCAAGTCGTTGACCCAGCGGGAGTATTTGGATGCAATCCATGATTCCGACATGACGTTTGGAATTGGTCCGGCCGGAACGGGTAAAACATATCTGGCCGTCGCCATGGCGGTGGGGGCTCTTTCCCGTCGGGAAGTCAAACGGATCGTGTTGACTCGTCCTGCCGTGGAGGCAGGGGAGAAGCTTGGTTTTCTGCCGGGTGATCTTGCGGAGAAAATTAATCCGTATCTGCGCCCATTGTATGACGCCCTGCATGACATGCTCGATTTTACCAAAGTTCAGGATTATCAAGAAGCCGGTATTATTGAAATTGCGCCATTGGCTTTCATGCGTGGTCGTACACTTAATGATGCTTTCATCATCTTGGACGAGGCACAAAATACGACGCCAGAGCAGATGAAGATGTTTCTGACTCGGCTTGGATTCGGTTCCAAAGCCGTTATTACTGGTGATGTGACGCAGATTGATCTGCCCGTTCACGCCAAATCCGGTTTGTTGCAGGCCCGAAAGATTTTGACTGGCGTCAAAGGGGTGAATTTTGTGACCTTTGATGAACATGATGTTATTCGTCATCCCTTGGTCGGTCGGATTGTTCGTGCGTATGATGTTCACGAAGGCGGCAGGAAATAG
- a CDS encoding ABC transporter ATP-binding protein, which translates to MLTAENLGKLYNGQAVLENVSFSLGQEETLAVVGPSGCGKTTLLYLLSGLAAPDTGRALLEGRPINAPSSDISIILQDYGLLPWRTVIDNVALGLKVQGVGRKERMAQARAQLTEVGIIGRDDDYPANLSGGEQQRVAIARAFVTRPRLMLLDEPFSSLDALTRERLQRALLDVWKVRKVPFVLVTHSLEEAVVLGKRIMVMSGRPASPVAVFDNPGFGDASIRDTEACFSLLKKLRHTVEDLW; encoded by the coding sequence ATGCTGACTGCTGAGAATTTGGGGAAATTATACAACGGGCAGGCCGTTCTTGAAAATGTTTCTTTTTCTCTTGGGCAAGAAGAAACATTGGCTGTTGTCGGGCCTTCTGGTTGCGGCAAGACTACCTTGCTCTATTTGCTGAGCGGACTGGCTGCGCCAGATACCGGGCGTGCTTTGCTTGAAGGACGTCCCATTAATGCGCCATCTTCTGATATTTCTATTATATTGCAAGACTATGGCTTGTTACCGTGGCGTACCGTCATTGACAACGTGGCCCTTGGTCTCAAGGTGCAAGGCGTGGGTAGAAAAGAACGCATGGCGCAGGCCCGCGCACAGTTGACTGAGGTCGGCATTATTGGTCGGGATGACGATTATCCGGCCAATTTGAGCGGTGGTGAACAGCAGCGGGTGGCTATTGCCCGGGCTTTTGTCACTAGACCTCGTCTCATGTTGCTGGATGAACCTTTTTCCTCATTGGATGCCTTGACGCGTGAACGATTGCAGCGGGCTTTGCTCGATGTATGGAAAGTCCGTAAAGTTCCGTTTGTTTTGGTCACCCATTCCCTAGAAGAAGCCGTGGTGCTTGGGAAACGAATCATGGTCATGTCTGGTCGCCCGGCCAGTCCTGTGGCTGTGTTCGATAATCCCGGATTCGGTGATGCGTCCATTCGTGATACCGAGGCGTGTTTCTCGCTTTTGAAAAAGCTCAGGCATACCGTGGAGGACCTATGGTAG